In the genome of Synergistes jonesii, one region contains:
- a CDS encoding IclR family transcriptional regulator, whose translation MDEKHAETGTQAIRRALDILNCFTRGTDDLSLMQISKIVQIPYSTASRIAGILEQESFLVRDKRTKRYGLGRRVYGLGYCAKQSDFLRKVIYPYLVKLRDEFGETALIYVRDGNHRVCFEKVPAFHNFKFSPTVGSRYVLWGGAGGRGFLAYASPEEQDAFIKDAHSLTAFTTTDRRRLMRALYNFCRDGYSYCVNEYQEGFSSIAGPVVERGDNILCTVAVTGPSARFTDGVALGLKKRIPEYCMEISSTFGWSRDEGSGFLFRSPSLEHIIENM comes from the coding sequence ATGGATGAAAAACATGCCGAAACCGGCACCCAGGCAATTCGCAGGGCGCTTGATATATTGAACTGCTTTACAAGGGGCACCGACGATCTTTCGCTCATGCAAATATCAAAGATCGTACAGATCCCCTACTCCACGGCTTCGAGAATCGCGGGAATTTTGGAGCAGGAATCTTTTCTGGTAAGGGATAAGCGCACGAAGCGCTACGGCCTCGGCAGGCGCGTTTACGGACTCGGCTACTGCGCAAAGCAAAGCGATTTTCTGAGGAAGGTGATCTATCCGTACCTTGTAAAGCTGAGGGACGAGTTCGGAGAGACGGCGCTGATTTACGTAAGGGACGGCAATCACCGCGTATGCTTTGAAAAGGTCCCGGCATTCCACAACTTCAAATTCTCGCCGACCGTCGGCTCCCGCTACGTGTTATGGGGCGGCGCGGGCGGCAGGGGGTTTCTTGCTTACGCCTCGCCGGAAGAACAGGATGCCTTTATTAAGGATGCGCACAGCCTAACCGCGTTCACGACGACCGACAGGCGCAGGCTGATGAGGGCGCTTTACAATTTCTGCAGGGATGGATACAGCTACTGCGTAAACGAGTACCAGGAGGGCTTCTCCTCGATCGCAGGGCCGGTCGTGGAAAGAGGGGACAATATCCTCTGCACGGTAGCGGTGACCGGACCGAGCGCGAGATTTACCGACGGGGTTGCGCTCGGGCTCAAAAAGCGCATTCCGGAATACTGCATGGAGATATCGTCCACCTTCGGCTGGAGCCGCGACGAAGGCTCGGGCTTCCTCTTCAGGAGCCCTTCGCTCGAACATATCATCGAAAACATGTAG
- a CDS encoding fumarate hydratase C-terminal domain-containing protein: MKIQMPVDDERIRELRVYDMVEIYGPIFTGRDAVLPKVVKCIEEGTCEKRGIFLRGSAVFHTAVSPAGIGPTSSNKLDIEGSIPALSAAGVRMHIGKGSLKRETVEALKKYNSIFLVTPPSTALLTSTIKKKRVVAFPEEGMEALYEVEVEKFPAIVAVAGGVSIYDERD, from the coding sequence ATGAAGATACAGATGCCTGTCGACGACGAGAGGATAAGGGAACTGCGCGTTTACGACATGGTGGAAATTTACGGGCCGATTTTCACGGGACGCGACGCCGTTTTGCCGAAGGTCGTGAAATGCATTGAAGAGGGGACGTGCGAGAAGAGGGGAATCTTCCTGAGGGGATCGGCGGTGTTCCACACCGCGGTCAGCCCTGCCGGAATAGGGCCGACTTCGAGCAACAAGCTCGATATAGAGGGGAGCATCCCGGCGCTATCGGCAGCGGGAGTGAGGATGCATATAGGGAAAGGCAGCCTGAAAAGGGAAACGGTGGAAGCGTTGAAGAAATATAATTCGATTTTCCTCGTTACTCCCCCGAGCACTGCGCTGCTCACGTCGACGATTAAGAAGAAACGCGTCGTCGCATTCCCCGAAGAGGGCATGGAAGCGCTTTATGAAGTGGAAGTAGAGAAGTTTCCCGCGATAGTCGCCGTCGCAGGCGGCGTGTCGATTTACGACGAGCGTGATTAA
- a CDS encoding fumarate hydratase: protein MIDCTEVSEKTAQTLVRASTVFRPDQIAAYKRAVEKEESPHAKWVLNNILENAEIAEQKSFPLCDDTGIPHLFLEIGDECAVPAGFYRAVEEGVAKGLKMLPGRPMAVKGNDEERISQCKGLYENPDALSMAPVQTRRVPGKDIRLTVMMYGGGPEIRGKTLRVFHKHSLDTVINEMIAWGAEGAKLLGCLPCVLVFGIGRSNYEAASLGMEAMAKGNFLVQSDIEKRITDAVNESGCGALGLGGKTTVLGTFVKVGPQRASGIRVVSMRLGCCFDPRRAECLFEG from the coding sequence ATGATAGACTGCACAGAAGTAAGCGAAAAGACGGCTCAGACGCTGGTCAGAGCCAGCACGGTATTCCGCCCCGACCAGATAGCGGCTTATAAGCGCGCGGTCGAAAAGGAAGAGAGCCCCCACGCAAAATGGGTGCTGAACAACATCCTTGAGAACGCCGAAATAGCTGAGCAGAAATCTTTCCCGCTCTGCGACGATACCGGCATCCCGCATCTCTTCCTCGAAATCGGCGACGAGTGCGCGGTGCCCGCAGGCTTTTACAGGGCGGTAGAAGAGGGTGTCGCCAAGGGGCTTAAGATGCTGCCGGGGCGCCCGATGGCCGTTAAGGGAAACGACGAAGAGCGCATCAGCCAGTGTAAAGGGCTTTATGAAAATCCTGACGCTCTGTCGATGGCCCCAGTCCAGACAAGGCGCGTCCCGGGAAAGGACATACGCCTTACCGTGATGATGTACGGCGGCGGCCCTGAGATCCGCGGGAAAACGCTGCGCGTCTTCCACAAGCACTCCCTTGATACCGTGATAAACGAGATGATCGCATGGGGCGCGGAGGGCGCGAAGCTTCTCGGCTGCCTGCCGTGCGTGCTCGTCTTCGGCATCGGGCGTTCGAATTACGAAGCCGCGTCGCTGGGGATGGAGGCGATGGCGAAGGGCAATTTCCTCGTCCAGTCCGACATCGAAAAGAGAATAACCGACGCGGTGAACGAATCTGGCTGCGGAGCCCTCGGCCTCGGCGGCAAAACGACCGTATTGGGTACCTTCGTCAAGGTCGGGCCGCAGCGGGCGAGCGGGATAAGGGTTGTCTCAATGAGGCTTGGCTGCTGCTTTGACCCACGCCGCGCCGAGTGCCTCTTTGAAGGATAA